In Kwoniella pini CBS 10737 chromosome 4, complete sequence, one DNA window encodes the following:
- a CDS encoding AdoMet-dependent rRNA methyltransferase SPB1 — protein sequence MGKHDKKTGKGRLDKFYRLAKEQGYRARSAFKLVHLNRKYDLLSKSKCVIDLCAAPGGWLQVAEKYMPKGSLIIGVDLNPIKPLPHVTTFVSDITTPHCRQMLKQHMHDWKADLVMHDGAPNVGSAWVQDAFTQNELVLQSLKLATEFLTKGGNFVTKVFRSQDYNSLMWVFGQLFKSVEATKPPSSRNVSAEIFVVCRDFLAPKHIDPKFLDPKHVFKDLAPLPVSITAAPTTTGEPGVSATQASTSAAAAAAARLAANSHAHSNVFAPEKKRRHRDGYADGDYTLFHTASATDFIKGMDPVLLLGGMNKITFDTDEEKQWLKSRHTTSDIVANCSDLKVLGKGDFKALMKWRLAIRLEVGLDVKADPTADATEEVVVEPIDEEEQITEDLKRLQETKSAKSKRERKRANEKKAKELLKLQLNMTAPEDLDTNDLALKGEEEIFDLEEGEMEAQRQGKSTKRSLRDIVQDADGMDESEESESEGEDEDDEILDSDEERERKTAMLEGELDGLYETYKERMQERDAKWKVKNERNKDKNYDAWHGIKENSDDEGEENDNNEDEDDEEGGWDLLQNKKADDQDSDTDTDSDAEMKDDEDEIVKKPKMEKIKKNVAFEQPQSRKNTSLVTSLQEPEKRAQMSRQAQLWFDQSVFKGMDDLAALDGDDEDEVEVEEEVEEEDEEEDHDEDVSESESEEDEEEDVEMESEDEGSSTLQDDEDEDDFELVPQDEDDDGTGWDVDDEDQDEVKKKIIKDKGLLTAEAVTLATSLVNREITASQLIDQGFNKLSSFNKDGLPSWFLDDESKYYKPNIPITKEAVEQLKARQRELDARPIKKVAEAKQRKKFKAVQRIEKAKKKADDVMGSEELGDGEKARQVRRMLAKATRGKQKAAEKKIVVAKGVNRGVKGRPKGVKGKYKIVDSRMRKEVRALKRIKKANKKR from the exons ATGGGTAAACACGATAAGAAAACAGGTAAAGGTCGTTTAGATAAGTTCTACCGACTTGCTAAAGAACAAGGTTATAGAGCTCGTTCCGCTTT CAAGTTAGTACACTTGAATagaaaatatgatttattatcaaaatcaaaatgtgTAATAGATTTATGTGCAGCTCCAGGAGGTTGGCTTCAAGTAGCTGAAAAATATATGCCAAAAGGTTCATTAATTATTGGTGTTGATTTAAATCCTATTAAACCTTTACCACATGTAACGACATTCGTATCAGATATTACTACACCTCATTGTCGACAAATGTTAAAACAACATATGCACGATTGGAAAGCTGATTTAGTAATGCATGATGGTGCTCCTAATGTTGGTTCAGCATGGGTACAAGATGCTTTCactcaaaatgaattagtGTTACAATCTTTAAAATTAGCTACAGAATTTTTAACCAAAGGAGGTAATTTTGTTACCAAAGTTTTTAGATCTCAAGATTATAATTCTTTGATGTGGGTGTTTGGACAATTGTTCAAGAGTGTAGAAGCTACTAAACCCCCTTCTTCGAG AAACGTATCAGCAGAAATATTCGTAGTTTGTCGAGATTTCTTGGCACCGAAACATATCGATCCTAAATTCTTAGACCCAAAACACGTATTCAAAGACCTCGCACCACTCCCAGTCTCCATAACAGCCGCTCCAACTACTACCGGCGAACCCGGTGTATCCGCGACCCAAGCATCCACGTCGGCAGCcgcagcagcagcagctaGATTAGCAGCCAATTCTCATGCCCATTCCAACGTGTTTGCTCCggagaagaaaaggagGCATAGAGATGGTTATGCCGATGGAGATTACACTTTATTCCACACTGCAAGTGCCACGGATTTCATCAAGGGTATGGATCCTGTTTTATTATTGGGTGGTATGAATAAAATCACTTTCGATACGGATGAAGAGAAACA ATGGCTTAAATCCCGCCATACCACTTCGGATATTGTAGCAAATTGTAGTGATTTGAAAGtattaggtaaaggtgatttcAAAGCATTAATGAAGTGGAGATTAGCTATTCGATTGGAAGTTGGTCTGGATGTCAAGGCAGATCCCACAGCGGATGCGACTGAAGAAGTCGTGGTAGAGCCCatagatgaggaagaacaAATAACAGAAGAC CTCAAACGATTACaagaaacaaaatcagctaAATCGAAACGGGAACGAAAGCGAGCCAACGAGAAGAAAGCTAAAGAATTGCTCAAATTACAATTGAATATGACTGCTCCCGAAGATCTAGATACGAATGATTTAGCTttgaaaggtgaagaagagatatttgaccttgaagaaggagaaatggAAGCTCAACGACAAGGGAAATCTACTAAACGGTCTTTAAGAGATATAGTACAAGATGCAGATGGAATGGACGAGTCTGAAGAGTCTGAATCAGAgggagaagatgaggatgatgaaattctggatagtgatgaagaaagagaaagaaaaacagCAATGctagaaggtgaattggATGGATTATATGAAACGtataaagaaagaatgCAAGAAAGAGATGCGAAATGGAAAGttaaaaatgaaaggaataaagataaaaattATGATGCTTGGCATGgtataaaagaaaattctgatgatgaaggtgaagaaaatgataataatgaagatgaagatgatgaagaaggtggttgGGATTTattacaaaataaaaaagcagatgatcaagattcAGATACTGATACAGATTCTGATGCTgagatgaaagatgatgaagatgaaatagtAAAAAAGCCaaaaatggagaagattAAGAAGAATGTTGCGTTTGAACAACCTCAATCTAGGAAAAATACATCACTTGTGACTAGTTTGCAAGAACCTGAAAAGAGAGCTCAAATGAGTAGACAAGCTCAACTATGGTTCGATCAGTCTGTCTTCAAAGGAATGGATGACTTGGCTGCTCTTGATGgtgatgacgaagatgaagtggaggtagaggaagaggtagaagaggaggatgaggaggaagatcACGATGAGGACGTGAGTGAGAGTGAGAGCGAAGAAGACGAGGAAGAGGATGTTGAAATGGAGTCTGAAGATGAGGGAAGCTCAACATTACAGGATGATGAG gatgaggatgatttCGAGCTTGTACCAcaagatgaggatgatgatggtacAGGATgggatgttgatgatgaagatcaagatgaggtcaaaaagaagataatcaaag ATAAAGGTCTTCTTACAGCAGAAGCAGTTACATTAGCAACATCTTTAGTCAATAGAGAAATTACAGCATCAcaattaattgatcaaggatttaataaattatcttcatttaataaagatggtttaccttcttggtttttagatgatgaatcaaaatattataAACCAAATATACCAATTACAAAAGAAGCAGTTGAACAATTAAAAGCAAGACAAAGAGAATTAGATGCAAGACCAATTAAAAAAGTAGCAGAAGCAAAACAACGTAAAAAATTCAAAGCAGTacaaagaattgaaaaagcaaaGAAAAAAGCAGATGATGTTATGGGatcagaagaattaggtgatGGTGAAAAAGCAAGACAAGTTAGAAGAATGTTAGCAAAAGCTACAAGAGGTAAACAAAAAGCtgctgaaaagaaaattgtTGTTGCAAAAGGTGTTAATAGAGGTGTAAAAGGTAGACCAAAAGGTGTTAAAGgtaaatataaaattgTAGATTCAAGAATGAGAAAAGAG GTTCGAGCATTGAAACGAATTAAGAAAGCCAACAAAAAGCGATAG